In one Butyrivibrio proteoclasticus B316 genomic region, the following are encoded:
- a CDS encoding glycoside hydrolase family 25 protein, producing MNNTSQDTRERIGVRNSHNIISIIFLSLVALLALSFSVMLLIKNASLKREEEAVRSELEALNEEGYYTLTEADKLIENAKEETRVETTNSIKEKIQEKLEAGEGTTSTIRSLFPDQMVVASSGRYYFFPILDSIAHHGFTEEDFEVGEDGFLEYVGEDGSVNVKKGVDVSRFQGKIDWDKVADAGIDFAFIRVGLRGTTEGKILVDDCFEDNIKGATASGIDVGVYFYSQAVNEEEALDEVQLVLDMIEPYEVKYPVVIDVESADSDSARTNELTSDQYEAVVHTFCDTVRSAGYKPMIYGNVKSYTLLMDAQDVDDYDIWIAYYGTPLYYPYHFDVWQFTSSGKVAGIDGNVDLDICITDY from the coding sequence ATGAATAATACTTCCCAGGATACCAGAGAACGAATTGGCGTTAGAAATTCGCATAACATAATTTCAATTATCTTTTTAAGTCTAGTAGCTCTTTTGGCACTGTCATTCAGTGTCATGCTGCTTATTAAGAATGCTTCCTTAAAGAGAGAAGAGGAAGCAGTCAGAAGCGAACTTGAGGCTCTTAATGAGGAAGGCTATTATACGTTGACTGAAGCTGACAAGCTTATTGAAAATGCCAAGGAAGAGACAAGGGTAGAGACTACAAACTCTATAAAAGAGAAAATACAGGAAAAGCTTGAAGCGGGTGAGGGGACTACCAGTACTATAAGATCTCTTTTCCCGGACCAGATGGTAGTTGCCAGCTCCGGAAGGTATTACTTTTTTCCTATTTTGGATTCTATAGCTCACCATGGCTTTACAGAGGAAGATTTTGAAGTTGGTGAGGACGGTTTCCTTGAATATGTCGGCGAGGATGGTTCTGTAAATGTCAAAAAAGGTGTCGATGTATCAAGGTTTCAGGGGAAGATTGACTGGGACAAGGTTGCAGATGCAGGTATTGATTTTGCTTTTATAAGAGTGGGCCTTAGAGGTACTACAGAGGGTAAGATACTTGTAGATGACTGCTTTGAAGATAATATAAAGGGCGCAACTGCAAGTGGCATAGATGTAGGCGTATACTTTTATTCACAGGCAGTTAATGAAGAAGAAGCGCTTGATGAGGTTCAGCTGGTTCTCGATATGATAGAGCCTTATGAGGTCAAATATCCTGTCGTTATCGATGTAGAATCAGCAGACTCTGATTCTGCCAGGACCAATGAACTTACATCTGACCAGTATGAGGCAGTGGTGCATACTTTCTGTGATACAGTCAGAAGTGCAGGCTACAAGCCTATGATCTATGGTAATGTTAAATCATACACTCTTTTGATGGACGCTCAGGATGTTGATGACTATGATATTTGGATAGCATATTATGGAACTCCTCTGTATTATCCATATCATTTTGATGTATGGCAGTTTACATCTTCCGGTAAAGTGGCCGGAATTGATGGCAACGTTGATCTTGATATTTGTATAACTGACTATTGA
- a CDS encoding YitT family protein: protein MSSTNKTSIKARLKDYLLITFASSIYGLATALLVDPNNIAPGGITGLAIVLNRIVPIGTGMWFLFMNIPILIVAIWKFGIRFTISTIYATAVISLTTDFFSTYLSAFYINDIILGVTIGSALSAVAMGIIFKSHATSGGTDVIIKILRLKYPHIKTGMLYIMTDVIVLIIAGIVFQDITAALYSFISVMVTSSVLDLVLYGRDGAKLIYIISDHPDIITARLLDELDIGATHVFAQGAYSGEKKKVIMCAIKKRLSPMAEDIVREEDPNAFMIVTSASEIFGEGYKSYFDERM, encoded by the coding sequence ATGAGCAGTACAAATAAAACAAGCATTAAGGCCAGACTTAAGGACTATCTTTTGATTACTTTTGCATCCTCTATATACGGACTTGCAACAGCACTTTTGGTAGATCCCAACAATATAGCTCCAGGTGGTATAACAGGTCTTGCCATTGTTCTTAACAGGATTGTTCCTATAGGAACCGGTATGTGGTTTCTTTTTATGAATATTCCTATTTTGATCGTGGCTATTTGGAAGTTTGGTATAAGATTTACTATTTCAACTATTTACGCAACTGCGGTTATATCTTTAACTACAGATTTTTTCAGTACCTATTTATCGGCATTTTATATAAATGATATTATTTTGGGTGTGACTATTGGAAGTGCTCTTTCTGCAGTAGCTATGGGCATTATCTTTAAATCACATGCTACAAGTGGCGGTACTGATGTTATAATTAAGATACTAAGACTTAAATATCCTCACATCAAAACGGGCATGTTATATATTATGACCGATGTGATAGTCCTTATCATTGCGGGTATCGTGTTTCAGGATATTACAGCAGCATTATATTCATTCATTTCAGTAATGGTTACTTCATCAGTACTTGATCTTGTACTTTATGGAAGGGATGGAGCCAAGCTGATTTATATTATCTCGGATCATCCGGATATTATTACGGCAAGGCTTCTTGATGAATTGGATATAGGAGCAACTCACGTGTTTGCACAGGGTGCATATAGTGGTGAGAAGAAAAAGGTTATCATGTGCGCTATCAAGAAAAGGCTATCACCAATGGCTGAAGATATTGTGAGGGAAGAAGATCCCAATGCATTTATGATAGTTACCAGCGCAAGTGAGATATTTGGAGAAGGATATAAAAGTTATTTTGACGAGAGAATGTGA